AAAGCGACATTCATCGGGGGTACCGAGGACATCCACGAGAACAAGGTTCCGATTACCATCCATAGCGAATTCAATTTTACCATCTTCATTGGTTAAACCGATGCGCTGAACTTCTCGAGCGATAAAATTACCCACCACACGGAGCAGGTTCTTAATTTGTGTGACCTCTTCCAGGGAAATGATACCAAATTGAATAACTTCGTTCCAGGTGAGGTATCGGTCCTGTTCCTCGAGTTTGGTGGAAACATCGAGAATCGGAAAGGGGAGGGGTTTTCCAGACTCGGGTATCTCTTTCAGACCATATTCAGCAAGAGTGATCTTCCCTTCCCGCAGGCGCCGAAGAAAACTCGATTCCTCCGGAAGCGTGTGACGATAAATGAATTCAAAGGGAAGAAGAAAATTGCCCTGGACATCCTGGTAAAGGCCATAGTCGTAGTGACCTTGAATTTGAGAAGGGACAACAACCCGAAACAACTGCACCACCATGATCGAAGATGGTGATTCCAGCTCGGAGAGCCTTTTTATTTTCCCCTCTTCTTCGAGACCCAGATAATGGGTTCTGATACCCATTTTTTCGAGTTTTTCGAAAAAGTGCGCCCCGATGAGGCACAGCGATTCCCCTTTGTGGGGAATGTGATCAGGCATTTCCCCCCAGTCAAAGACAGAATAGCGGTCTGAAAAGAGGAATTTACCCTTTCCTGCTGTGTCCTCCAGGGGTGAGGCAAGAACGATAAGGTCTTTTACACTGCCCATCTGTCAACCTCCCTTCTCCACTATTGTAGTTGAACAAACAAATTTGTGCACAGGAATTCCTGCCAGGGTTATAAAAATTTTTCATTTTCACAATTTTTGCTACAAAACATGATCAGATTACAAATTTTATAGGGAGGGTTCACAATGAAACGCTGGTTTGTACTGTTTCTGGTGTCTTTTTTCCTTCTTGGCGCGGTTTCTGGTGCTCAGGCTGTGAAACTGGTTGTGATCGGAGACGCAGGCCACAATTTGAAACCATTCGAGTGGTACGCATAGAGTCTTAAGAAAAAATTTGACGTAGAATTCGAGGTAATTGGTCTTCCCTTTGGAGAAGTGTATGAGAAAAAAAATGGAACTCATCGGACAGAACGGAGCTTACGACATTATGATTGTATTCCCCAAATTCCTGGCTGAATTTGCTGCCAATGGATGGCTCTATCCGCTGGATGAATTTATCACCAAGCTTAATCCCAAGATGAACGATGTCACACCCGGATACCGGGACTTCTACTGCAAATATGGCGGAAAAATATATGTTCTGCCCTATGACGGAGATATCTTAAATCTCTATTATCGTAAAGACCTTCTGAAGAACGAGGAAGAAAAAGCCAAATTTAAAGCCAAATATGGGTATGATTTGAAAGTCCCCGAAACCTGGGATAAATTCCGCAACGTGGCCGAATTCTTCACTCGTAAGAAGGACCATAAGTTGGCAGGACAAGTTTTGGAAAGAGATTTCTACGGAACAGCCTACTATGGACAAAAAGACCAGATCTTTGCCTGGTGGGGAAACATTTTCTCCAGCTTAGGAGGGGTGTATTTTAACCAAGACACCATGGAGCCAGGCATCAATTCTGAATTTGGAGTCAAAGCCCTGGAAATTATGAAGACCATGCACCAGTACTACCTACCGGATGTGTTGGCGTATGGATACGAAGAACTGAAAGATATCTTCCTCCAAGGCGATTGTTTCATGGTGGTACAGTGGCCCTGTGTGGAGAAGAAAGAGGCCGACCCAGCCCAATCAAAAATTGTGGGTAAAATCAGTGTTTCCTACTTTCCCGGAATGAAAAAGGACGACGGAACCATTTATTTCCGACCTCTCATGCCCTGTGGAAGAGTCCTGGCTGTAGCTGTAGAAAGCAAGGACCCCTGGAAAGCTTATCAGGTTATCCAGTACTCTCGGTAGAAACAAGTCTTGATGATGTCTCCACTGCTGAGACGGGTCTTGATCCTTATCGCTACTTACACTTTGCGCATCCCGAAGCCTACGAGATGTTTACCAATGTAGAAGATTCCAAGATTTACCTGGTTGGCGTACAGCAGAATATGGAAAAAGGATACCCTGAGATGGTCCTTCCTAGAACAGTGGAATATGAAGAAACCTTAGGTGTGGAAATCAGCAGGCTCTTGCTGGTGAAAAAACACCAAAGCAAGCCCTGGATGATGCAGCCAAGGCCTGGACTGAAATCCTCAATCGCTTAGGGAAGGAAAACCAGCAAAAAATGTATCAAGAGATAGTCAAAGGATGGAGGGCTGCCGGTCTCTGGGAATAAGATGGATCCTGAAACCAGGTGGATACTCCCACCTGGTTTTTTTCGGAGGGGACCAGGATGAAGAAAAGAAGGATACATTTCACTGCCCTTTTCTTTGCGCTTCCGGTGATTGCAATTCTTCTGGCGATTTCCGTTTTTCCCTTGATTTATTCTTTTTATCTCAGTCTGTGCCAGTGGGATATTGGTAGCGGCACACCTCGTACTTTTATCGTGGTGAGGAATTACTTTCGCCTTTTTACTGATGCTCGTTTGTGGAGTGCTCTCAATAATACTGGACTTGAGCTTCTTCTTGAGGTTGGTTCACAATTTCTTCTGGGGCTTATCCTGGCACTCCTCCTCAACCACACTTTCCGGGTAAGAAACCTGGTGGTGACGCTTTTTCTCCTTCCCATGATGATTTCTCCAGTGGTGGTCGGGTGTATCTGGAAAATCATCTATCACTACTAGTACGGTCCGTTAAATTTCCTTTTGGAACGCCTGAACCTGAGCACGATTAACTGGTTAGGTAGTAACCAGGTATCGATTTACTCCATTATTCTCGCTGATATCTGGGAGTGGACCCCTTTTGTAATGATCACCCTCCTTGCCGGATTGCAGGCCATTCCCGACGAACTCTATGAAGCAGCCAGAGTCGATGGAGCTACCCGCTGGAATACCTTCTTATGGGTAGTTTTGCCTCTTCTACGTCAGGTCATGACTATTGCCATACTTATCCGAGTTATGGATGCTTTCAAAATCTTTGACCTTGTTGCCCTCCTCACCATGGGCGGACCCGGACAGAGTTCTGAAACCATTACCTTTTACAACTACCTTACAGGGTTTAAATACTTCAGCATGGGTTACGCTTCGTCCATGGCGTATTTTCAGCTAGCCATTATCGTCATCATCGCCAATATTTTCCTCAAATCCTGGAAAGGGAGGGAAACCGGATGAAAGACAATCTTCGTTATGCCATCTTCAT
This window of the Atribacterota bacterium genome carries:
- a CDS encoding sugar ABC transporter permease, which translates into the protein MERLNLSTINWLGSNQVSIYSIILADIWEWTPFVMITLLAGLQAIPDELYEAARVDGATRWNTFLWVVLPLLRQVMTIAILIRVMDAFKIFDLVALLTMGGPGQSSETITFYNYLTGFKYFSMGYASSMAYFQLAIIVIIANIFLKSWKGRETG
- a CDS encoding extracellular solute-binding protein encodes the protein MRKKMELIGQNGAYDIMIVFPKFLAEFAANGWLYPLDEFITKLNPKMNDVTPGYRDFYCKYGGKIYVLPYDGDILNLYYRKDLLKNEEEKAKFKAKYGYDLKVPETWDKFRNVAEFFTRKKDHKLAGQVLERDFYGTAYYGQKDQIFAWWGNIFSSLGGVYFNQDTMEPGINSEFGVKALEIMKTMHQYYLPDVLAYGYEELKDIFLQGDCFMVVQWPCVEKKEADPAQSKIVGKISVSYFPGMKKDDGTIYFRPLMPCGRVLAVAVESKDPWKAYQVIQYSR
- the purC gene encoding phosphoribosylaminoimidazolesuccinocarboxamide synthase — encoded protein: MGSVKDLIVLASPLEDTAGKGKFLFSDRYSVFDWGEMPDHIPHKGESLCLIGAHFFEKLEKMGIRTHYLGLEEEGKIKRLSELESPSSIMVVQLFRVVVPSQIQGHYDYGLYQDVQGNFLLPFEFIYRHTLPEESSFLRRLREGKITLAEYGLKEIPESGKPLPFPILDVSTKLEEQDRYLTWNEVIQFGIISLEEVTQIKNLLRVVGNFIAREVQRIGLTNEDGKIEFAMDGNRNLVLVDVLGTPDECRFTYQGFEVSKEIARSFYRKTPWYEEIQKAKTERPTGWKGLVKSVPLPLPSPLLDLISFLYQRIAMDLTNREWFPGVPSLEEIVDKMKRLI